The following coding sequences lie in one Peribacillus frigoritolerans genomic window:
- a CDS encoding sigma 54-interacting transcriptional regulator codes for MIKIKLVVPRKGYITDAFERFEEFNKLEASENNDNGSVKFVLEEVVEDADKIGKLKLDADVIISRGLITKLLKESNEFIPIVDIPVQGIDLIRSLYDCKARFGNKKVAVIGALNMIYGVENLSDIVDLPIQSYILNDIESSVSLVDLAARDGCEVVLSGLSTCKYAEEIGLGAILVDTGKESFRQALIEAKRVALVSRREQEKTKRYQTILNYAYEGVIAIDLKGQISVFNTAAQEILSIAKGSLIGNSIYDIIKPGKFRNMLLSKDEYEKDTVAYQSIQLSVKKVGIFLKGKKVGDMVAFQDVTRIQEMEGKFFRKLHSRGHVAKYTFDDILYRSSEIKRTIETAQRYSEVDSNILIIGETGTGKEIFAQSIHNHSNRKNNPFVAINCAALPENLLESELFGYAEGAFTGAMKGGKQGFFELAHRGTIFLDEIGEISPKMQSRLLRVLQEREIMRIGDDKVIPVDVRIVSATNKNLMQMVKSNDFREDLYYRLSVLDLVLPPLRERREDIPLLVNAFIRKGHSDQKQIKITDSAMKKLSEGNWEGNIRQLQNFCERLCALYKNKLIDVYDIEMYFPNRSKKKIPLSQQDGESDMSPGIHLSERERIVQTLIKVNFNKGKAAFELGMSRTTLWRKIKNLNIETN; via the coding sequence TTGATAAAAATAAAACTCGTTGTTCCTCGAAAAGGGTATATTACGGACGCTTTTGAAAGATTTGAGGAATTCAACAAGTTGGAAGCATCGGAAAACAATGATAACGGTTCGGTTAAGTTTGTATTAGAGGAGGTAGTTGAGGATGCCGATAAGATAGGGAAGCTGAAGCTTGATGCTGATGTAATCATCTCAAGGGGATTAATTACGAAACTTTTAAAAGAAAGCAATGAATTCATTCCAATCGTTGATATACCAGTACAGGGTATTGATCTCATTCGTTCCCTGTATGATTGCAAGGCTCGTTTTGGCAATAAAAAAGTGGCCGTCATAGGTGCGTTAAATATGATTTATGGCGTGGAAAACCTTTCGGATATCGTTGATTTGCCAATTCAGTCCTATATATTAAATGATATCGAGTCCTCAGTCAGTTTAGTGGATTTAGCAGCCAGAGATGGCTGTGAGGTTGTGTTAAGTGGTTTAAGTACCTGTAAATATGCCGAAGAAATAGGGTTGGGAGCCATTCTGGTTGATACTGGAAAGGAATCATTTCGGCAGGCGTTGATTGAGGCGAAACGAGTAGCTCTTGTCAGCAGAAGGGAACAGGAGAAGACCAAGCGTTACCAAACGATTCTTAATTATGCCTATGAAGGGGTTATTGCTATAGATTTAAAGGGACAAATATCCGTATTTAATACGGCGGCTCAGGAGATTTTGTCCATTGCCAAGGGGAGCTTAATTGGAAATTCTATATACGATATAATAAAGCCCGGGAAATTTCGTAATATGCTTTTAAGCAAGGATGAATACGAAAAAGATACGGTTGCTTACCAATCCATTCAATTATCGGTAAAAAAAGTTGGGATATTTTTAAAAGGTAAAAAAGTGGGGGATATGGTCGCCTTTCAAGATGTTACACGCATTCAGGAGATGGAAGGGAAGTTCTTTAGAAAGCTTCATTCACGTGGACATGTGGCGAAGTACACATTTGATGATATATTGTATCGGAGTTCGGAAATCAAGAGGACGATTGAAACGGCTCAACGTTATAGTGAAGTAGATTCAAACATTCTTATAATTGGAGAAACTGGAACGGGCAAGGAAATATTCGCCCAAAGCATACATAATCATAGCAACCGTAAAAATAACCCGTTTGTAGCCATTAATTGCGCAGCCCTTCCGGAAAATTTATTGGAAAGTGAGCTTTTCGGATATGCAGAGGGAGCTTTCACGGGAGCCATGAAAGGCGGAAAGCAAGGATTTTTTGAACTGGCCCATAGAGGTACGATTTTTTTAGATGAAATAGGAGAAATCTCCCCAAAAATGCAAAGCCGGCTGCTACGTGTCCTGCAGGAGCGGGAAATCATGCGCATCGGTGATGATAAAGTAATTCCGGTCGATGTGAGAATTGTGTCGGCAACGAACAAAAACCTCATGCAAATGGTAAAAAGTAATGACTTTCGGGAGGATCTGTATTATCGCTTGAGTGTGCTGGACCTTGTATTGCCTCCGCTTCGGGAACGCAGAGAAGATATTCCGTTATTGGTGAATGCTTTTATTCGGAAAGGTCATTCAGATCAAAAACAAATCAAGATTACGGATAGTGCCATGAAAAAGCTGAGTGAAGGGAATTGGGAAGGGAATATTCGCCAATTGCAAAATTTTTGCGAGCGATTATGTGCTCTTTATAAGAACAAATTAATTGATGTGTACGATATCGAAATGTATTTTCCGAATAGAAGTAAAAAGAAAATACCGCTGTCGCAACAAGACGGAGAGAGCGATATGTCACCTGGAATACATTTATCCGAGCGTGAAAGAATTGTTCAAACGTTAATAAAGGTGAATTTTAATAAAGGAAAAGCTGCCTTTGAGTTAGGCATGAGTCGCACGACATTATGGAGAAAGATAAAAAACTTGAATATTGAAACAAATTGA
- a CDS encoding reverse transcriptase-like protein gives MIEVYIDGASAGNPGPSGAGVFINNNGVVERHSFPLGNMENHEAEYHALIKALEICVANKYQIVSFRTDSQAINQAIEKRFAKNKYAILLERALKLSDELELFFIKWIPNLENKSADELARRAIRMNKAEEIHEQDS, from the coding sequence TTGATCGAAGTGTATATTGATGGTGCCAGTGCGGGCAATCCCGGGCCGAGCGGCGCAGGTGTTTTCATAAATAATAACGGTGTGGTCGAGAGGCATTCATTTCCGCTTGGAAATATGGAAAACCATGAAGCGGAGTACCATGCTTTAATCAAAGCATTGGAAATTTGTGTAGCCAATAAGTATCAAATCGTTTCTTTCCGTACTGACTCCCAAGCCATCAACCAGGCCATTGAAAAAAGATTTGCAAAAAATAAGTATGCGATATTGCTGGAACGGGCGCTAAAGCTTTCCGACGAGCTTGAATTATTTTTCATTAAATGGATTCCAAACCTCGAAAACAAGTCCGCGGATGAATTGGCGAGACGGGCCATTCGCATGAATAAGGCTGAGGAAATTCATGAACAAGACAGCTGA
- a CDS encoding DMT family transporter: MNKTADFSLLFVVFIWGVTFVMVQNALSFLDPFTFNAVRFFMAFVFLLIPYISTLHKKGKTWNKGLIIAGFHIGVWLFLGYGLQTIGLNYTTPAKTGFITGLSVVMVPVFSLLLLKHRLSRNTMIGVAAATIGLYLMTFADRSNLNIGDLLVFLCAISFAMQIITTARYAKTLPALPLTLIQVSTVSLLSFVSAFIFNENHSVIFSPEVMLKKDVWTALLVTAALATAFAFFAQTFFQAYTTPTRVALIFSMEPVFAALSSYILIGEKLTTASIIGCAFIFLGMIFAELPVKKKKQVTQELS, from the coding sequence ATGAACAAGACAGCTGATTTTTCGTTATTATTCGTTGTATTCATCTGGGGTGTCACTTTTGTCATGGTTCAAAATGCCCTATCATTTCTTGACCCATTCACGTTTAATGCCGTCCGTTTCTTCATGGCCTTCGTTTTCTTGCTCATTCCTTACATATCGACTTTACACAAAAAGGGGAAAACTTGGAATAAGGGCCTCATCATAGCCGGGTTTCATATTGGGGTTTGGCTTTTTCTGGGATATGGGCTTCAAACGATCGGATTGAATTATACGACTCCTGCCAAGACAGGCTTCATTACAGGATTAAGTGTCGTCATGGTACCTGTTTTTTCCTTGCTGCTTTTAAAACATCGGCTTTCCCGCAATACAATGATCGGTGTCGCAGCGGCAACCATTGGGCTTTATCTAATGACTTTCGCTGACCGCTCCAATTTGAATATCGGTGATTTACTGGTATTTTTATGCGCAATCAGTTTTGCCATGCAGATCATTACTACCGCTAGATATGCCAAGACCCTACCCGCCTTACCGTTGACGCTGATTCAGGTTTCGACCGTATCTTTATTATCATTTGTTTCAGCCTTCATTTTCAACGAGAATCATTCCGTCATCTTCAGCCCAGAGGTCATGTTAAAGAAGGATGTATGGACTGCTTTATTGGTTACTGCAGCCCTTGCCACGGCGTTCGCCTTTTTCGCTCAAACCTTCTTCCAAGCCTATACGACACCTACAAGAGTGGCGCTGATCTTTTCAATGGAACCGGTTTTTGCTGCGTTATCCTCATACATATTGATAGGGGAAAAATTGACTACCGCCTCCATCATCGGCTGCGCATTCATTTTCTTGGGAATGATATTCGCTGAACTGCCTGTTAAGAAAAAGAAACAGGTGACACAGGAGCTTTCTTAA
- a CDS encoding HD-GYP domain-containing protein, with translation MKNRRGKLINKANPPLTIPEIDFMMEELKKGESTLTDDHVQPIVKIHERINKASIQIKNIFQDIRKEGKIQLEKVEVIKAEVAPVIAQAAKNPDVYYLFKEMQANNDYTYKHNIGVGIIATYLGMKLGLSKENLSALTLAATLHDVGKTRIPDSILEKPGRLTAAEYEEMKRHAIYGYELLKNIPGIPSSIALTALQHHEREDGKGYPLGLMGNDIHHHSKIVAIADVFHAMSSNRVYHQAMPFYKVIEQMNSDMFGKFNPEILLEFVNRLMSTLVGKEVALTNGRIGTIIMINPYDPLKVLLKTSSGIMDLRMEKEWQIERIIG, from the coding sequence ATGAAAAATAGAAGAGGGAAGCTGATTAATAAAGCGAATCCGCCTCTTACCATACCTGAAATTGATTTCATGATGGAAGAATTGAAAAAAGGTGAATCTACTTTAACTGATGATCATGTACAACCTATAGTAAAGATTCATGAAAGAATCAACAAAGCTTCTATTCAAATCAAAAACATCTTTCAAGATATACGTAAAGAAGGAAAAATACAGCTTGAAAAGGTTGAAGTGATTAAAGCTGAGGTAGCACCTGTCATTGCACAAGCTGCAAAGAACCCTGATGTTTATTACCTTTTCAAAGAGATGCAAGCAAACAACGACTATACGTATAAGCACAATATCGGTGTCGGAATCATTGCCACTTATCTAGGGATGAAGCTTGGATTATCGAAAGAAAACCTTTCAGCACTGACACTGGCAGCCACGCTGCATGACGTTGGTAAAACTAGGATTCCGGATAGTATATTGGAAAAGCCGGGTAGACTGACTGCGGCAGAATATGAAGAAATGAAACGACATGCCATCTATGGTTATGAATTACTTAAAAATATCCCTGGAATCCCATCATCAATTGCATTAACAGCCCTTCAGCACCATGAACGGGAAGATGGGAAAGGCTATCCACTTGGTCTGATGGGGAATGATATCCATCATCATTCGAAAATCGTCGCAATAGCCGATGTATTCCATGCGATGTCTTCAAATCGTGTATATCATCAGGCCATGCCGTTTTATAAGGTGATTGAGCAAATGAACAGCGATATGTTCGGTAAATTCAATCCAGAAATACTGCTGGAGTTTGTAAACCGATTAATGTCCACTTTAGTCGGAAAAGAAGTCGCGCTTACCAATGGACGCATCGGGACGATCATCATGATCAATCCATACGATCCCCTTAAAGTCCTATTGAAAACCAGTTCAGGGATCATGGATTTGCGAATGGAAAAAGAATGGCAGATTGAACGAATCATCGGATAA
- a CDS encoding RrF2 family transcriptional regulator, translating to MRLTSYSDYSLRVLIYLASHDQSKLSNIKEISEVYQLSKNHLMKIVHNLGKLGYIETIRGRNGGFRLAKSPAEINVGELVRRTEEDFYLVECFKDHDNCVISPVCSLKFVLNNALDAFLKVLDQYTIADFSENKVMLKTYFDSVKQNDEKPDFL from the coding sequence ATGAGGTTGACGAGTTATTCCGATTACTCACTTAGAGTGTTGATTTACCTGGCTTCCCACGACCAAAGCAAATTGTCAAATATTAAAGAGATATCTGAAGTTTATCAACTGTCTAAAAATCACTTGATGAAGATTGTTCATAATCTAGGTAAATTAGGCTATATTGAGACGATACGTGGAAGAAATGGCGGTTTCCGGCTTGCAAAATCACCCGCCGAAATAAATGTAGGGGAACTGGTACGGAGAACCGAAGAAGATTTTTATTTAGTGGAATGTTTTAAAGATCACGATAACTGTGTGATTTCTCCCGTTTGTTCATTGAAATTTGTCCTTAATAATGCCTTGGATGCTTTTTTAAAGGTCCTTGATCAATATACGATTGCAGACTTCAGCGAAAATAAAGTGATGCTCAAAACTTATTTCGATTCAGTAAAGCAGAATGACGAAAAGCCCGATTTTTTATAA
- a CDS encoding glutamate-5-semialdehyde dehydrogenase: protein MSEVTAKGKAAKKASYQLIGLSTEKKNEALGKIAKQLIIDKEFLIKENQKDLEDGRKKGLSESILDRIMLNVNRIEDMAAAIMLLIGLNDPIGEQLETIEKENGLLIKKQRVPIGVIGMIYEARPNVTIDAATLSLKTGNAVLLRGSSSAKYSNMALVSSIHKALENTEIPVEAVQLIEDTSRETAKELFHLNEYLDVLIPRGGKNLIETVIKESTVPVLETGAGNCHIFIDQTADITMVEKIVLNGKTQRPSVCNAIEGLLIHEEWFKENGVRILELLDEKGIELYGDEAVCSAFPRAKTAKEEDWSTEYLALKLSVKTVKGVSDAIDHINQYGSKHSEAILTRDEQNAYAFLNKVDAAAVYHNASTRFTDGFEFGYGAEIGISTQKLHARGPMGLPALTSSKYFIYGQGQIRE, encoded by the coding sequence ATGAGTGAAGTGACGGCGAAAGGAAAGGCAGCCAAAAAAGCCAGCTATCAGCTAATCGGTTTGAGTACGGAAAAGAAGAATGAGGCACTTGGAAAAATTGCTAAACAACTGATTATTGATAAAGAGTTTTTGATAAAGGAAAACCAAAAGGATCTGGAAGATGGCAGGAAAAAAGGCTTAAGCGAGTCTATACTAGATCGAATTATGCTGAATGTTAACCGTATTGAGGACATGGCAGCGGCCATTATGCTTTTAATCGGTTTAAATGATCCGATTGGGGAACAATTGGAGACGATCGAAAAAGAGAATGGTTTATTGATTAAAAAGCAACGGGTGCCAATCGGGGTAATCGGGATGATTTATGAGGCAAGGCCTAACGTGACCATCGATGCAGCTACATTATCCTTGAAAACGGGGAATGCTGTCCTATTAAGAGGCAGCTCGTCAGCCAAATACTCCAACATGGCACTAGTTTCTTCCATTCATAAAGCATTAGAGAATACGGAAATCCCTGTAGAAGCTGTTCAGTTGATCGAGGATACGAGTCGAGAAACCGCTAAGGAACTTTTTCATCTTAATGAGTATTTAGATGTTTTGATTCCGCGCGGCGGAAAGAATTTAATTGAAACGGTCATTAAGGAGTCAACTGTTCCCGTCCTTGAAACAGGAGCAGGCAATTGCCATATCTTCATCGATCAGACCGCAGATATCACGATGGTCGAGAAAATTGTCTTAAACGGTAAAACTCAGCGTCCATCCGTATGCAATGCTATTGAGGGGCTTCTAATCCATGAAGAATGGTTTAAAGAAAATGGAGTGCGTATTCTGGAACTCCTGGATGAAAAGGGTATTGAATTATATGGAGATGAAGCGGTTTGCAGCGCCTTTCCGAGAGCGAAAACGGCTAAAGAGGAAGATTGGTCAACTGAGTACCTGGCTTTAAAACTCAGCGTGAAAACTGTAAAAGGTGTATCCGATGCCATTGATCACATAAACCAATATGGTTCCAAGCATTCTGAAGCAATCCTAACAAGGGATGAACAAAACGCTTACGCATTTTTGAATAAAGTAGATGCCGCAGCAGTTTATCACAATGCTTCCACCCGTTTTACCGACGGCTTTGAATTCGGTTATGGCGCAGAAATCGGCATTTCCACGCAAAAGCTGCATGCACGTGGACCAATGGGGTTACCGGCCTTAACATCAAGCAAGTACTTCATATACGGCCAGGGGCAAATCCGGGAATGA
- a CDS encoding ribonuclease H family protein has translation MKVIMQWTYHASKKPSADFVSDWLDAGTALVITEDLEKAGRLKEVEFKDEFDTTWTKKELKKLLTEVEEEPQDVTVFFDGGFQKGEKVAGLGVAIYFRQGKKFWRLRTNVKLDQFESNNEAEYAAFHEAVKQMEELGVHHQSCVFKGDSLVVLNQLSGEWPCMEENLNKWLDRIEAKLDKLKIIPVCKPISRKENQEADRLATLALQGKAIFSKIEIAEPKEP, from the coding sequence TTGAAGGTAATTATGCAATGGACATATCATGCTTCAAAAAAACCATCTGCCGATTTCGTTTCGGATTGGCTTGATGCCGGGACTGCACTGGTCATTACGGAAGACCTTGAAAAGGCAGGAAGGCTGAAAGAAGTGGAATTCAAGGATGAATTCGATACAACATGGACGAAGAAAGAGCTAAAGAAACTCCTGACGGAAGTTGAGGAAGAGCCGCAGGATGTGACGGTTTTTTTTGATGGCGGTTTTCAAAAAGGTGAAAAGGTGGCAGGACTCGGTGTAGCGATTTATTTTCGTCAAGGTAAGAAGTTCTGGCGGTTACGCACCAACGTGAAATTGGACCAATTCGAATCCAATAATGAAGCTGAATATGCGGCCTTTCATGAAGCGGTCAAACAGATGGAAGAACTTGGGGTCCACCATCAAAGCTGTGTCTTTAAAGGGGATTCTCTAGTTGTCTTAAATCAACTTTCCGGTGAATGGCCCTGTATGGAAGAAAACTTAAATAAATGGCTGGACCGCATTGAAGCGAAACTGGATAAATTAAAGATCATTCCGGTCTGCAAGCCAATTTCTCGGAAGGAAAATCAGGAAGCTGATCGCCTGGCAACACTTGCACTGCAGGGAAAAGCCATTTTCAGCAAAATAGAGATTGCTGAGCCAAAGGAGCCATAA
- a CDS encoding DUF6123 family protein has product MKYGVDAEVAKSTEEYVSFLEGKGFTFGNDAIGFIYFGKRYTDASDILVNAAIELTLKVQKNFDGSFYISFLENLKQNGIETRSAAVSFAKEQGLLK; this is encoded by the coding sequence ATGAAGTATGGAGTGGATGCAGAAGTGGCGAAATCAACTGAAGAGTATGTTAGTTTTTTAGAAGGTAAGGGTTTCACTTTTGGTAATGACGCTATTGGTTTTATTTATTTTGGTAAGCGCTACACGGATGCAAGTGATATTTTAGTCAATGCAGCAATAGAATTGACATTGAAGGTACAAAAGAATTTTGATGGCAGCTTCTATATTTCCTTTTTGGAAAACTTAAAACAAAATGGCATTGAAACGCGTAGTGCAGCGGTATCGTTTGCAAAAGAACAGGGGCTGCTAAAATAA
- a CDS encoding zinc-finger domain-containing protein, which produces MNRKKIYEEVEDVLASFCQDCFLRKHFRKEKGRTYAHQFCISECTVGEKLKRLGNELSDRT; this is translated from the coding sequence ATGAACAGGAAAAAAATATATGAAGAAGTGGAAGATGTTCTCGCTTCATTTTGTCAGGATTGTTTTTTACGAAAGCATTTTCGAAAAGAGAAGGGGCGTACATATGCCCATCAGTTTTGTATTTCAGAATGTACGGTTGGTGAAAAATTAAAACGGCTGGGCAATGAACTTAGTGACCGAACTTAA
- a CDS encoding general stress protein, translating into MDKRFIAIYENENEATSAVKNLKQQGYTSDQISVVAKNIDKLPTEAEEVSPAKTDGLVAGAAAGGAVGLTGLLIGMSALAVPGIGPILAAGPIFTTFGGAAAGAASGAGGLRKPLLDLGLEEAEVDQYMEDIKAGKILVIADPF; encoded by the coding sequence ATGGACAAGAGGTTTATAGCAATATATGAAAATGAAAATGAAGCGACTTCAGCAGTCAAAAATTTAAAGCAACAAGGATATACATCCGATCAAATATCAGTAGTGGCAAAAAACATCGATAAATTACCAACTGAAGCAGAGGAAGTCAGCCCGGCAAAAACTGATGGATTAGTAGCTGGGGCAGCAGCCGGCGGAGCTGTCGGATTGACAGGCCTGCTTATTGGAATGAGTGCATTGGCCGTACCAGGAATTGGTCCGATATTGGCAGCAGGACCGATTTTCACCACTTTTGGCGGGGCCGCAGCCGGGGCCGCATCGGGTGCAGGCGGATTGAGGAAGCCATTATTGGATCTTGGACTGGAGGAAGCCGAAGTCGATCAATATATGGAGGATATTAAAGCAGGGAAAATCCTTGTCATAGCCGATCCTTTTTAA
- the hmpA gene encoding NO-inducible flavohemoprotein, with amino-acid sequence MLSQKTIDVIKSTVPVLEVHGATITTVFYKNLFEAHPELLNVFNHANQKKGRQQTALANTVLAAAKHIDQLETILPAVKQIAQKHRSLAVKAEHYPIVGEYLLGAIKEVLQDSATEEILQAWGEAYGVIADVFISIEKEMYDEASNQVGGWSDFKRFTVVEKVRESDVITSFYLKPANGDKVPAFLPGQYITVRIEIPGERYLFNRQYSLSDVPGKDYFRISVKKEKPGTSPDGRVSNYLHESIQMGDSIDVTAPAGDFTIDLGKRTPAVFLSGGVGITPFMSMVHAVAEQTPERDVQFIHASDKGTLQPFRTELTDLTHKLASYHLSFVFKNPSEDDKNLPNFAKEGYVDKELLSSIVKPEADYYVCGPVPFMKSIITYLKELGVEMDKIHYEFFGPAMAI; translated from the coding sequence ATGCTATCCCAGAAAACTATCGATGTTATCAAATCAACCGTACCCGTATTAGAAGTGCATGGTGCAACTATCACAACTGTATTCTATAAAAATCTTTTTGAAGCACATCCTGAATTGTTAAATGTCTTTAATCACGCCAATCAAAAAAAGGGGCGCCAGCAAACTGCACTTGCCAACACGGTTTTGGCAGCGGCTAAACATATAGATCAACTTGAAACGATCTTACCTGCCGTGAAGCAAATAGCACAAAAACACAGAAGTCTTGCAGTTAAAGCTGAACATTATCCCATTGTTGGAGAATATCTATTAGGTGCAATCAAGGAAGTGTTACAAGATTCGGCTACAGAAGAGATCCTCCAAGCTTGGGGAGAGGCCTATGGAGTCATTGCCGATGTCTTCATTAGCATCGAAAAGGAAATGTACGACGAAGCTTCCAATCAGGTCGGCGGATGGTCTGATTTCAAACGATTCACAGTGGTGGAAAAAGTACGGGAAAGTGACGTAATCACTTCCTTTTATTTAAAGCCAGCAAATGGAGACAAGGTTCCTGCATTTCTTCCAGGACAATATATTACGGTTCGCATCGAGATACCGGGTGAACGTTATTTATTCAACCGTCAGTATAGTTTGTCTGATGTTCCGGGAAAAGATTACTTCCGGATTTCCGTTAAAAAAGAAAAGCCTGGAACCTCTCCTGATGGAAGGGTCTCTAACTACTTGCATGAATCCATTCAGATGGGTGACAGTATTGACGTAACGGCTCCTGCAGGTGATTTCACCATTGATTTGGGAAAACGGACTCCGGCAGTATTCTTGAGCGGAGGCGTTGGCATAACGCCTTTCATGAGTATGGTTCATGCAGTAGCTGAACAAACACCTGAGCGTGATGTCCAATTCATTCACGCATCCGATAAAGGCACTTTACAGCCGTTCAGAACGGAACTGACAGATCTAACGCACAAGCTTGCCAGTTATCATTTATCCTTTGTCTTTAAAAATCCGAGTGAGGATGATAAGAACCTGCCGAATTTTGCAAAGGAAGGGTATGTTGATAAGGAATTATTGAGCAGTATTGTTAAACCTGAAGCTGATTATTATGTGTGCGGCCCTGTGCCTTTCATGAAGTCCATCATCACTTACCTTAAAGAGCTTGGGGTAGAAATGGATAAAATTCACTATGAGTTCTTCGGCCCAGCCATGGCGATATAA
- the proB gene encoding glutamate 5-kinase encodes MEKKRIVVKIGSSSLTNTQGEIDQNKFSDHIQAVAALRKAGHEVVLVSSGAVATGFRKLGYPTRPVTLKGKQAAAAVGQSLLIQSYMEQLGHFGIVPAQILLTRKDFSKKDRYKNAYATLMELLERGILPIINENDTVSVEELTFGDNDMLSALVSGLVHATNLIILTDINGLYDSNPQTNPGAKRFEKLSEITEDLLQMAEGAGSNVGTGGMKSKLIAAQTALSLGVKVFIGSGLGSDKLLKILEGNGDGTYIGNDVLTTVTKNKQWISLHSQVSGKIFVDEGAERALVSNGSSLLPAGIYEIKGVFNKGDVVEVFGANGLLGRGEVLYSDEELKQAMGKRTSELIITSIEVIHRDKWVKA; translated from the coding sequence ATGGAAAAGAAACGCATCGTTGTAAAGATAGGAAGTAGTTCTTTGACCAACACACAAGGTGAAATCGACCAGAATAAATTTTCCGATCATATCCAGGCAGTGGCAGCATTAAGGAAAGCCGGACATGAAGTTGTCCTTGTTTCATCAGGTGCTGTAGCGACAGGTTTTCGCAAGCTTGGCTATCCGACGAGACCTGTCACTCTCAAAGGAAAACAAGCTGCTGCAGCTGTAGGTCAAAGCCTATTGATTCAATCGTATATGGAACAATTAGGGCATTTTGGAATCGTTCCGGCACAGATTTTATTAACAAGGAAAGATTTCTCGAAAAAAGATAGATATAAAAATGCATATGCCACATTGATGGAATTGCTTGAACGCGGCATCCTTCCGATTATAAATGAAAATGATACAGTATCGGTCGAGGAGTTGACTTTTGGTGATAATGATATGCTATCCGCCTTAGTAAGCGGGCTTGTCCACGCGACCAACTTGATCATATTAACGGACATTAATGGGCTTTATGATTCCAATCCACAGACAAATCCAGGGGCTAAACGATTTGAAAAGCTATCCGAAATAACGGAGGATTTATTGCAAATGGCAGAAGGTGCAGGATCCAATGTCGGAACCGGTGGGATGAAATCGAAGCTGATTGCAGCGCAAACTGCATTGTCTCTAGGGGTGAAAGTATTCATCGGTTCTGGTTTGGGAAGTGATAAACTTCTAAAAATCCTTGAAGGCAATGGTGATGGCACGTATATTGGGAATGATGTCTTGACGACGGTAACGAAAAACAAACAATGGATATCCCTTCATTCACAAGTATCCGGGAAAATTTTCGTTGATGAAGGTGCCGAAAGGGCCTTGGTTTCAAATGGCAGCAGTCTGCTGCCAGCTGGAATTTATGAAATTAAAGGAGTCTTCAATAAGGGTGATGTTGTCGAAGTCTTTGGTGCAAATGGGTTATTAGGGCGGGGTGAGGTCCTTTATTCCGACGAAGAATTAAAACAGGCGATGGGAAAGAGGACATCCGAGCTTATAATCACTTCCATAGAAGTTATCCATCGCGATAAATGGGTGAAAGCATAA